The following coding sequences are from one Saccharomyces eubayanus strain FM1318 chromosome VII, whole genome shotgun sequence window:
- the ASN2 gene encoding asparagine synthase (glutamine-hydrolyzing) 2, translated as MCGIFAAFKHEDVHDFKPKALQLSKRIRHRGPDWSGNAIMNSTIFVHERLAIVGLDSGAQPITSSDGDYMLGVNGEIYNHIQLREKCSDYKFQTFSDCEPIIPLYLEHDIDAPKYLDGMFAFCLYDSKKDRVIAARDPIGVVTLYMGRCSKSPKTVYFASELKCLTDVCDSIIAFPPGHVYDSETDKITRYFTPDWLDEKRIPSTPVDYHAIRHSLEKAVRKRLMAEVPYGVLLSGGLDSSLIAAIAARETETANVEANEEADVENKKLAGIDDQGHLHTSGWSRLHSFAVGLPNAPDLQAARKVAKFIGSIHHEHTFTLQEGLDALDDVIYHLETYDVTTIRASTPMFLLSRKIKAQGVKMVLSGEGSDEIFGGYLYFAQAPSAAEFHTESVQRVKNLHLADCLRANKSTLAWGLEARVPFLDKDFLQLCMNIDPKDKMINSKEGRIEKYILRKAFDTTDEPDVKPYLPEEILWRQKEQFSDGVGYSWIDGLRDTAERVISDAMFANPKASWGDDIPTTKEAYWYRLKFDAWFPQKTAADTVMRWIPKADWGCAEDPSGRYAKIHEKHVNA; from the coding sequence ATGTGTGGTATCTTTGCAGCCTTCAAGCATGAAGACGTTCATGATTTCAAACCAAAAGCTTTACAGCTATCAAAGAGAATCAGACACCGTGGCCCAGATTGGTCCGGTAACGCCATCATGAACTCCACCATATTTGTTCATGAAAGATTGGCCATTGTCGGTTTAGACTCTGGTGCCCAACCAATCACTTCTTCTGACGGCGATTACATGCTTGGTGTTAATGGTGAAATCTACAACCATATCCAACTAAGAGAGAAATGTTCCGACTACAAGTTCCAGACTTTCAGTGATTGTGAACCTATCATTCCACTGTACTTGGAACATGATATCGATGCTCCAAAATACTTGGATGGTATGTTTGCCTTCTGCCTATACGATTCCAAGAAAGACCGTGTTATCGCTGCAAGAGATCCTATCGGTGTCGTCACTTTATACATGGGGCGTTGTTCCAAGTCTCCAAAGACTGTTTACTTCGCTTCTGAACTAAAGTGTTTAACCGATGTTTGCGACAGTATCATTGCATTCCCTCCAGGTCATGTTTATGATTCCGAGACCGACAAGATCACTCGTTACTTCACTCCAGACTGGTTGGATGAAAAACGTATCCCATCCACCCCAGTGGATTACCACGCCATTAGACACAGCTTAGAAAAGGCCGTTAGAAAGAGACTAATGGCTGAAGTTCCATACGGTGTTCTATTATCCGGTGGTCTGGACTCTTCTTTGATTGCTGCCATTGCCGCTCGTGAAACTGAAACGGCTAATGTCGAGGCCAACGAAGAAGCTGAcgttgaaaacaaaaagctTGCCGGTATCGATGACCAAGGCCATTTGCACACATCCGGTTGGTCTCGTTTACATTCGTTTGCCGTTGGTTTACCAAACGCACCCGATTTACAAGCTGCCAGGAAAGTCGCCAAGTTTATTGGTTCTATTCATCACGAACACACCTTCACATTGCAAGAAGGTTTAGACGCTTTGGACGATGTCATTTACCATTTGGAAACTTACGATGTTACCACCATTAGAGCTTCCACCCCAATGTTCTTACTGTCCAGAAAGATCAAGGCTCAAGGTGTTAAGATGGTTCTTTCTGGTGAAGGTTCAGACGAGATCTTTGGTGGTTATCTATATTTTGCCCAAGCTCCTTCTGCCGCCGAGTTCCATACCGAATCCGTACAACGTGTTAAGAACTTACATTTGGCCGATTGTTTGAGAGCCAACAAATCTACTTTGGCCTGGGGTCTAGAGGCCCGTGTTCCATTCTTAGACAAGGACTTTTTGCAACTGTGTATGAACATTGATCCAAAAGATAAAATGATCAATTCTAAAGAGGGCCGGATCGAAAAGTACATTTTGAGAAAGGCTTTCGATACCACAGATGAACCAGACGTCAAACCATACTTACCAGAAGAGATTTTATGGAGACAAAAGGAGCAATTTTCCGACGGTGTGGGCTACTCGTGGATCGACGGTCTAAGAGACACAGCTGAAAGAGTTATTTCAGACGCTATGTTCGCCAATCCAAAAGCTAGCTGGGGTGACGACATCCCAACTACTAAGGAGGCTTACTGGTACAGATTGAAATTCGATGCCTGGTTTCCTCAAAAGACCGCCGCTGATACCGTCATGAGATGGATACCAAAGGCCGATTGGGGATGTGCCGAAGATCCTTCAGGTAGATACGCCAAAATTCATGAAAAGCACGTTAATGCTTAA